In Sphaerisporangium krabiense, the DNA window CCCGGTGAGCAGGCCGTACAGCCGGCCGGTGCGGGCGTGGTCGGTGAGGGTGTACGAGCGGACGTTCCAGACGCCGTGCCGGAGCTCGACCGTGTCCGCGTCGTGCGCGACGACGCTGAAAGACGGTTTGATGCGCACGTTCTTGCTCTGTTGCATGGATGCCTCTCCTTCCTGGTCCTTCCTGGTCCTGCCTGGATGGGCTGATCCGCCGCGCCTCGTCAGCCGAGCAGCGCCGCCGCCCTGCGTTCGTCGCCGCCCGCCGCCGCGATCCCGGCGAACTGCAGGTCGATGAAGGCGTCGCTCACCTGGTCACGGCGCAGCCGGACGCCTTCGGCGTCGCGGCGGACCTCGGCCACCCGCTCCAGGAAGCCGAGCAGGTGGCGGCAGGGCCCGAGGGCGAGCACCTCCTCCAACGGGACGCCGGTCCGCTCCTCCCACAGCGCCCGGGACGCGCCCTCGAACGTGGTGAGCGACTGGTAGAGCAGCCGGGACGCGATGGCCGGGGACGCGGCGGGGTAGTGCTCGTCGAAGCGCAGCGGATCCCGGTTGTAGGCGGCCAGGAAGCCGCGCCGATGGGCCAGGTACTCCCCGGCGATGAGCGAGGTGGCGCCGGAGCCGAACCCGGCCCAGTCCATGCGGAGCTGGAAGTACGCCATGTCGCTGTGGCACCGGCGGTGGCCGAAGTGGCTCATCGCGTACTCGGGGAAGCCCGCCTCGACGAGCATGGCGGCGCCGCGCGCGTACGCGGCCTTCTGCTCCGAGCGCAGCATCGCGGTGGTGCCCCGGGTCACCTGCCGGCGCAGGACCGTGCCGTGCGCGGGCCGGTAGGGGTACAGCGCCACGTGGGTGACCGGCAGTTCGAGCGCGGCGCGCACCGAGGCGGTGACCTCGTCGAGGTCCTCGCCGGGCAGCCCGCAGATCAGGTCGATGGACCGGTCGTCGAATCCGGCCTCGGCCGCGAGCTCGACGGCGCGTCGCGCCTCGCCCGCGTCGTGGCTGCGGCCGAGCCTGCGCAGCCGGCGGTCGTCGAACGACTGCACGCCGCTGCTCCAGCGGCGGAAGCCCACCTGCCGGAAGGCGGCGAGCTTCGCCGCGGTCAGGCTCTCCGGGCTGCACTCGATGGTCGCCTCCACCATGCCGGAGGACAGGTCGAACACCTCGTGCAGCGCCGCCCCGATCTGCTCGATCTCGTGCTCGGCGAGGATGCTCGCCGTGCCGCCGCCCCAGTACATGATCTCCGGCCGGTACCCCCGGCCGGCCAGCTCCGCGCCGCGCTCCCTGATCTCCTGGCAGAGCGCGGCGATGTAGGCCCGCCTCGGGGAGTCGGCGGGGCGCAGCAGGAGCTCGGCGGTCGGGATCTCGGTGACCCAGTCGCAGAAGTGGCACTTGGAGCTGCAGAACGGAATGTGCACGTAGACCAGCAGCGGCCGCGCCTCACTCACCCCGGCCATCCGACGAAGATCGTGTGGGCCAGGAAGGACAGCACGCCGTCCAGCCCGAGCGCCTCGTTGGACAGGTCGTCGACATAGCTGGAGCAGTCGGTCGTCCCGATGCCCAGCCCGGTCGCCGCCAGGTGGACGTTCTGCGACATGCCGCCGCATTCGTGCAGGACGAAGCGCATGCCGCGCGGGCCGTACTTGCGCATGGACCGCCAGGGCCTGGCCACCAGCATGACGATCGCGGCGGCGCTCTCGATGGAGATGACGCCGCCGGGGATGGCGAACGAGTCGCGCAGCCGGTCCACCGTGGCCCGGTCCCCGGTGCGGACCAGCACGTCCTTGACGGGACTGTAACGGTAGGTGCCCACGGCGAGCTCGGGCACGTCCAGGGCGGCCAGGTGCACCTCGACCGGATAGAGGCCGCCGCCGCTCGGCACGGCGCGGAACCGGAAGGTGGCGGTGCCGCCGCGCATCAGCTCGGCGTCGGCCTCACCGGTGACGCCGGCGGCGAAGCGCAGCATCGTGCCGACCTCGGCGAGCGCGACCGGGTCGCCGGTGTACCTGCGCACGCTGCGGCGGCGGATGACGGCCTCGTCGAGCGCGATGCCCAGCTCCACCGGCGGCGGCAGCGCGACGGTGTCGGCGGCGACCGGCGTCTCGTCGTCGATGATGGACAGCGTGGTCGCCATCACGTCGCCGAAGTAGTCGGAG includes these proteins:
- a CDS encoding coproporphyrinogen-III oxidase family protein; amino-acid sequence: MSEARPLLVYVHIPFCSSKCHFCDWVTEIPTAELLLRPADSPRRAYIAALCQEIRERGAELAGRGYRPEIMYWGGGTASILAEHEIEQIGAALHEVFDLSSGMVEATIECSPESLTAAKLAAFRQVGFRRWSSGVQSFDDRRLRRLGRSHDAGEARRAVELAAEAGFDDRSIDLICGLPGEDLDEVTASVRAALELPVTHVALYPYRPAHGTVLRRQVTRGTTAMLRSEQKAAYARGAAMLVEAGFPEYAMSHFGHRRCHSDMAYFQLRMDWAGFGSGATSLIAGEYLAHRRGFLAAYNRDPLRFDEHYPAASPAIASRLLYQSLTTFEGASRALWEERTGVPLEEVLALGPCRHLLGFLERVAEVRRDAEGVRLRRDQVSDAFIDLQFAGIAAAGGDERRAAALLG
- a CDS encoding SagB/ThcOx family dehydrogenase: MDNVIDPQLAEASCGVNAYRMLSPDLDTVGLVTHQAHYDNLGETRLPRVAEEFIVAGRYAPWDREAQLSGSDYFGDVMATTLSIIDDETPVAADTVALPPPVELGIALDEAVIRRRSVRRYTGDPVALAEVGTMLRFAAGVTGEADAELMRGGTATFRFRAVPSGGGLYPVEVHLAALDVPELAVGTYRYSPVKDVLVRTGDRATVDRLRDSFAIPGGVISIESAAAIVMLVARPWRSMRKYGPRGMRFVLHECGGMSQNVHLAATGLGIGTTDCSSYVDDLSNEALGLDGVLSFLAHTIFVGWPG